Proteins encoded together in one Impatiens glandulifera chromosome 1, dImpGla2.1, whole genome shotgun sequence window:
- the LOC124942214 gene encoding keratin, type I cytoskeletal 9-like: protein MLSIEKGQRSNKKEVASLLETHKEMEKTMKMNKYEINILNNTYSKFEKNFFKQQSKRFDCEREFNIDLHQEIMAGVNMVQDQVVELINHMNRVDAERMEQADSFAIQIHAVENVEIATNKEKNLLSLDVDNVQKGEGSSRGGKSSRGGVLTGTRSKRKLVDEGGCRPTKRGGGRSGDRGGGSGGRGGRGGRTLPPIQNLLTGEEFSYPNVKREEQ, encoded by the coding sequence ATGTTAAGTATCGAAAAGggtcaaagatcaaacaagaaggaaGTTGCCTCTCTTCTTGAAACTcataaagaaatggagaagaccATGAAGATGAACAAGTATGAGATTAACATCCTCAACAACACCTACTCCAAATTCGAAAAGAATTTCTTCAAACAGCAGTCCAAAAGATTTGACTGTGAAAGGGAATTTAACATTGATCTTCATCAAGAAATTATGGCTGGAGTGAATATGGTTCAAGATCAAGTGGTTGAGTTAATCAATCACATGAATAGAGTCGATGCTGAACGTATGGAACAAGCTGATTCCTTCGCAATACAAATTCATGCCGTTGAAAATGTTGAAATTGCTactaataaagagaaaaacctTTTGTCCCTTGACGTTGATAATGTTCAAAAGGGGGAAGGAAGTTCAAGAGGCGGCAAAAGTAGTAGAGGAGGTGTTTTGACAGGCACTAGATCCAAAAGAAAACTCGTTGATGAAGGAGGTTGTAGACCAaccaaaagaggtggaggtcgcaGCGGTGACCGTGGTGGTGGAAGTGGTGGAAGAGGTGGTCGTGGTGGTCGTACTCTCCCTCCAATTCAAAACCTCCTAACCGGTGAAGAGTTTTCTTACCcaaacgtgaaaagggaagaacaataa